The following proteins are co-located in the Eublepharis macularius isolate TG4126 chromosome 5, MPM_Emac_v1.0, whole genome shotgun sequence genome:
- the CDH26 gene encoding cadherin-like protein 26 produces the protein MRPSWLSGGFQRRSRPALLLLAVLTFDNFHHGLGDNGSLSQRSSQGQHLKLFDSHRPLRRTKRRWVIATLELEEEDKGPFPKFVGELFNNKSHDMTIRYLISGPGVDEYPEFGLFSLGDSSNGFVYVHRSIDRETTPSFLVRFDVASVSTGEIVDKSLLFSVKIKDINDNAPEFTEKEYNVTVKENHRRDEPIFQVTAVDNDEKGTANSRVAYSLISQNPRLTEPVFTVEPFTGLIRISGCSNYESASAFKLLIKATDHGIPQLSSTATINIAIEDSNTHLPAFTKENYQLEVPEGKTEGDILRLSVEDKDTRNTPAWRAKYKIVRGNETGNFIIKTDPNTNEGVVSIIKPLVYDGTSWRNLVISVENEEPFFSCERGQVRSLRISPRNTAVNITVLDINDAPQFHPPILLLQREEGLKAGTQLAQYTARDPDRVPNAIRYKAALDPAGWVTVGERSGTLMTSKVLDRESPYVNNSMYTILIHAVDNGVPPKTGTGTIQLFLFDVNDNAPKLVAPFLEVCEGTEKGSFRIEAEDNDDFPHAGPFSFHLVEGSENTKGVWKLGQAFGDSAELLMLKSLPAGNYSVPLRILDKQAFSRDQSLYVRVCPCLDGHTCQPEVAYASVGVNGGAIAAILAAVLFLMLGLGLLLWCSCWAGADSKKGPAFIPCERGSQSLIQYNEESHQVLSQDTPDVRDRILPPPVYAEIQKDKPQSLKEVTKTTTSHSRTSSQVHFEETLSHTQGMIQAKPQGNINYSNGRIVRPPRSVAEDPNPVWDQQRTLYSQSNSTNWNKPRDTTVEAAGKLLNQRLHHIASLEDNVLVSCTPLVYAEEGSMGRNESVWSLPFTEDDSLPPDFLDTLGTRFATLNKICSE, from the exons GTTCTCACCTTTGACAATTTCCACCATGGACTAGGAGATAATGGCAGCCTAAGCCAGAGAAGCAGCCAG GGTCAGCATCTGAAGCTGTTCGACAGCCATCGCCCTTTAAGGCGCACAAAAAGAAGATGGGTTATTGCCACCCTGGAACTTGAGGAGGAAGACAAAGGCCCATTCCCCAAATTCGTTGGAGAG CTGTTCAATAACAAATCACATGATATGACCATAAGATATTTAATCAGCGGCCCTGGTGTCGATGAGTATCCAGAGTTTGGATTGTTTTCTCTTGGGGACAGTAGCAACGGATTCGTTTATGTGCATCGCTCCATTGATCGAGAGACCACCCCTTCTTTCTTG GTACGTTTTGATGTTGCAAGTGTATCTACCGGGGAAATAGTGGACAAATCTTTACTCTTCAGTGTTAAAATTAAGGACATAAATGATAATGCTCCAGAGTTTACTGAGAAGGAATATAATGTCACCGTGAAAGAAAATCACCGGAGAG ACGAGCCAATTTTCCAAGTCACAGCCGTAGACAATGATGAAAAAGGCACTGCCAATTCTCGAGTGGCGTATTCTCTCATTTCACAGAACCCTCGTCTCACTGAGCCTGTCTTCACTGTTGAGCCATTCACAGGCCTGATACGCATTTCAGGATGCTCAAACTATGAG AGTGCCAGCGCTTTCAAACTCCTGATCAAGGCAACAGACCATGGAATTCCACAACTGTCATCAACAGCAACAATTAATATTGCTATAGAGGATTCGAACACCCACCTGCCTGCATTTACCAAAGAAAAC TATCAACTGGAAGTCCCAGAAGGCAAAACGGAAGGTGATATCCTCCGCCTCAGCGTGGAAGATAAAGACACTCGCAACACACCTGCTTGGAGAGCAAAATACAAGATAGTGAGAGGAAATGAAACAGGGAACTTCATCATCAAGACGGATCCTAACACCAACGAAGGGGTTGTAAGCATCATAAAG CCTTTGGTTTATGATGGCACCTCTTGGAGGAACCTTGTAATATCTGTGGAGAATGAAGAACCCTTTTTTTCCTGTGAAAGAGGCCAAGTGCGGAGCCTTCGTATCTCCCCCAGGAACACAGCTGTGAATATTACAGTCCTAGACATAAATGATGCCCCTCAGTTTCACCCTCCTATCCTTCTTCTTCAGCGAGAGGAAGGGCTGAAGGCTGGGACCCAGCTTGCGCAATACACAGCTAGAGATCCAGACAGAGTCCCAAATGCAATAAG ATATAAAGCAGCTCTTGACCCAGCAGGCTGGGTGACTGTTGGAGAACGCTCTGGGACTTTGATGACATCGAAAGTACTGGACCGAGAGTCTCCGTATGTGAACAACAGCATGTACACCATCCTAATCCATGCCGTCGACAATG GTGTCCCACCAAAGACTGGCACAGGCACCATCCAGCTTTTCCTGTTTGATGTTAATGACAATGCCCCAAAGCTCGTTGCCCCATTTCTGGAGGTCTGCGAAGGAACAGAAAAGGGATCATTCCGGATAGAAGCTGAGGACAATGATGACTTCCCTCATGCGGGGCCTTTTTCATTCCACCTGGTTGAGGGCTCAGAGAACACAAAGGGTGTTTGGAAACTGGGACAGGCCTTTG gtGATTCAGCTGAGCTGCTGATGTTGAAAAGCCTCCCCGCTGGCAACTATTCAGTGCCACTCCGTATTTTGGACAAGCAGGCATTCTCCAGGGACCAGAGCCTGTATGTCAGAGTGTGTCCCTGTCTGGATGGGCACACGTGTCAGCCAGAGGTTGCATATGCTTCCGTGGGCGTTAATGGTGGAGCAATTGCTGCAATCTTGGCTGCAGTCCTCTTTCTCATGT TGGGCTTAGGCCTCCTTCTGTGGTGTTCCTGCTGGGCAGGTGCAGACTCCAAGAAAGGTCCTGCTTTCATTCCATGTGAAAGGGGAAGCCAATCTCTAATCCAGTACAATGAAGAAAGTCATCAAGTGCTGTCTCAG GACACGCCTGATGTGAGGGATCGTATTTTGCCACCCCCTGTGTATGCAGAAATTCAGAAGGATAAACCCCAGTCTCTTAAG GAGGTGACTAAGACGACCACCTCACATTCCCGGACATCCAGTCAAGTGCACTTTGAAGAAACTCTATCT CATACCCAAGGAATGATCCAGGCAAAGCCTCAGGGGAACATCAACTATTCCAATGGAAGGATAGTGCGACCACCAAGATCCGTGGCAGAAGATCCCAATCCTGTCTGGGATCAG CAGAGGACCTTGTATTCTCAAAGCAACAGCACGAACTGGAACAAACCACGTGACACGACTGTAGAGGCAGCCGGCAAACTGCTGAATCAA AGGCTCCATCACATCGCCAGTCTAGAGGACAACGTGTTGGTTTCTTGCACGCCTCTCGTTTATGCTGAGGAAGGAAGCATGGGGAGAAATGAATCCGTATGGTCCCTCCCTTTCACAGAGGACGACAGCCTGCCTCCTGACTTCTTGGATACATTGGGAACTAGGTTTGCCACGCTGAACAAGATCTGCAGCGAATGA